From a single Streptomyces liliifuscus genomic region:
- a CDS encoding slipin family protein — protein MIEELVTAGVALASVGTVYAMAAARVVKQYERGVVLRLGKLRSGVRGPGFTMIVPFVDRLQKVNMQIVTMPVPAQEGITRDNVTVRVDAVVYFKVVSAADAVIRVEDYRFAVSQMAQTSLRSIIGKSELDDLLADREKLNQGLELMIDSPAVEWGVSIDRVEIKDVSLPETMKRSMARQAEADRERRARVINADAELQASKKLAEAAGVMSEQPAALQLRLLQTVVAVAAEKNSTLVLPFPVELLRFLERAQQPAQQAAPPAPQVQPQPSDGTAPTQPSLPEAQQRPIQPQELSTQAQQLLAQWQQSMQEQLPPVETPLDPDFGGSKSGQD, from the coding sequence ATGATCGAGGAGCTGGTGACGGCGGGAGTGGCTCTCGCGTCCGTCGGAACGGTGTACGCGATGGCGGCGGCCCGCGTCGTCAAACAGTACGAACGGGGCGTGGTGCTCCGGCTCGGCAAGCTGCGATCCGGGGTGCGTGGTCCGGGATTCACCATGATCGTGCCCTTCGTGGACCGGCTCCAGAAGGTCAACATGCAGATCGTGACGATGCCGGTACCCGCGCAGGAGGGCATCACCCGGGACAACGTCACCGTGCGGGTGGACGCGGTCGTCTACTTCAAGGTGGTGTCCGCCGCGGACGCGGTCATCCGGGTCGAGGACTATCGCTTCGCGGTCTCGCAGATGGCGCAGACGTCTCTGCGCTCGATCATCGGCAAGAGCGAACTGGACGATCTGCTCGCCGACCGCGAGAAGCTCAACCAGGGCCTGGAGCTGATGATCGACAGCCCGGCCGTGGAGTGGGGCGTCTCGATCGACCGCGTCGAGATCAAGGACGTGTCGCTGCCGGAGACGATGAAGCGGTCGATGGCCCGGCAGGCGGAGGCCGACCGTGAGCGACGGGCCCGGGTCATCAACGCGGACGCCGAGCTCCAGGCCTCCAAGAAACTGGCGGAGGCCGCCGGAGTGATGTCCGAGCAGCCCGCGGCTCTGCAACTGAGGCTGCTGCAGACGGTGGTGGCGGTCGCGGCCGAGAAGAACTCCACGCTCGTGCTGCCCTTCCCCGTCGAGCTGCTGCGGTTCCTGGAGCGGGCACAGCAGCCGGCGCAACAGGCGGCGCCTCCCGCGCCCCAGGTGCAGCCGCAGCCGTCGGACGGGACGGCTCCGACACAGCCGTCGTTGCCCGAGGCGCAGCAGCGTCCGATCCAGCCGCAGGAGCTCTCGACGCAGGCGCAACAGCTGTTGGCGCAGTGGCAGCAATCGATGCAGGAGCAACTCCCGCCCGTCGAGACACCGTTGGATCCGGACTTCGGAGGGTCGAAATCCGGACAGGACTAG
- a CDS encoding alpha/beta fold hydrolase, with protein MPNGIRMRDGRLLAFEEWGDPDGSPVILLHGTPGCRHGAVPAELMAERPGVRFIAYDRPGYGGSDRGPGRRVAQAARDVAALADSLGLGRFAVLGRSGGAPHALACAALLPSRVRRVAAMASLAPPVAEGLNWFDGMARSNVEEFTQALTDPLEFADRLATRAAAIRADPAQLLASIKDGLTDSDRRIVSTPAVSEMLLRNYREALRESAYGWLDDTLALLSHWGFDPARITRPVLLWHGAEDTFSPVGHFEWLAEHIPRARPVLDPKGSHFSALEALPDVLDWLCATPRTDT; from the coding sequence GTGCCGAACGGGATACGGATGCGGGACGGACGACTGCTGGCGTTCGAGGAGTGGGGGGACCCGGACGGCAGCCCGGTGATCCTGCTGCACGGCACACCGGGCTGCCGGCACGGGGCGGTGCCGGCGGAGCTGATGGCCGAGCGTCCCGGGGTGCGGTTCATCGCGTACGACCGGCCGGGGTACGGGGGTTCGGACCGCGGTCCCGGACGCCGGGTCGCGCAGGCCGCGCGGGACGTGGCGGCGCTGGCCGACTCGCTCGGGCTGGGGAGGTTTGCGGTGCTCGGCCGCTCGGGCGGTGCCCCGCACGCGCTGGCCTGCGCGGCGCTGCTGCCCTCGCGGGTGCGGCGGGTGGCTGCGATGGCGAGCCTCGCGCCGCCCGTCGCCGAGGGGCTGAACTGGTTCGACGGGATGGCGAGGTCCAACGTCGAGGAGTTCACACAGGCGCTCACCGACCCGCTGGAGTTCGCGGACCGGCTCGCCACCCGGGCCGCCGCGATCCGCGCGGACCCGGCACAGCTCCTCGCGTCGATCAAGGACGGCCTCACCGACTCCGACCGCCGGATCGTCTCCACCCCGGCCGTGAGCGAGATGCTGCTGCGCAACTACCGCGAGGCGCTGCGCGAGTCGGCCTACGGCTGGCTCGACGACACCCTCGCGCTGCTGAGCCACTGGGGCTTCGACCCGGCGCGGATCACCCGCCCCGTGCTGCTGTGGCACGGCGCCGAGGACACCTTCTCCCCGGTGGGCCACTTCGAATGGCTGGCCGAGCACATCCCCCGCGCCCGCCCGGTCCTGGACCCGAAGGGCAGCCACTTCTCAGCCCTGGAGGCCCTCCCGGACGTACTGGACTGGCTGTGCGCGACCCCACGGACCGACACCTGA
- a CDS encoding FAD/NAD(P)-binding protein: MRPSLVIVGAGPRGTGLLERIAANAPELYGSSGEGVGGSGGSWDGSEGLDIHLVDPYPPGGGRIWREAQSPLLWMNSEAQDVTMFTDETVDMAGPVREGPTLHEWAALDGRVFADRQRQGTYMRWVYEQTVAALPPGIRVHHHARRALRVVGPREGRQQVWLEGRPRPLLADLVVLTLGHLDAELDQEQRELAAYARAHDLVHLPPDFTADSDLSALAPGEPVLVRGFGLAFVDLMVLLTEGRGGRYETGPDGELTYLASGREPVLHVGSRRGVPYHSKIGYDWTGERPPLPRFFGPGEVDALLARPGGFDFRRDVWPLVEKELGFAHYHRLFTAHPERTEMAWTDFEEKYAAGDSAEIQALVASAVPDTADRFDPAALDHPLDGVRHASYDELQDGLRAYIEGDLTRRHDSSHSADMAVFLGLLSVYGQLVRLGDIGSWWHGFFSYLASGPPGPRLRQMLALSRAGVLRFLGAGMTVSASDGVFRAGSAGVPGEYVEARALVEARLPHPTVERTRDSLLRELYAEGAAATPEGLLAVDPADGRVLDRSGTPHPRRFALGPHTDARGSGAFTRPRTGGPAFRQNDATARAALAFLRALSCRAAA; the protein is encoded by the coding sequence ATACGCCCCTCACTGGTGATCGTGGGAGCCGGGCCGCGGGGGACCGGCCTCCTGGAGCGGATCGCCGCCAACGCGCCTGAGCTGTACGGGAGTTCGGGCGAGGGGGTGGGTGGCTCGGGCGGCAGCTGGGACGGTTCGGAGGGGCTCGACATCCATCTCGTCGACCCCTACCCGCCGGGCGGCGGCCGTATCTGGCGCGAGGCGCAGTCACCGCTGCTGTGGATGAACTCCGAGGCGCAGGACGTCACGATGTTCACCGACGAGACGGTCGACATGGCCGGACCGGTGCGCGAGGGCCCCACGCTGCACGAGTGGGCCGCACTCGACGGACGCGTCTTCGCGGACCGGCAACGGCAGGGCACGTACATGCGCTGGGTCTACGAGCAGACGGTCGCCGCCCTCCCGCCGGGCATCCGCGTCCACCATCACGCCCGCCGTGCCCTGCGGGTCGTCGGCCCGCGAGAGGGGCGCCAGCAGGTGTGGCTGGAGGGCCGGCCGCGCCCGCTCCTCGCCGACCTGGTCGTCCTCACGCTCGGCCATCTCGACGCCGAACTGGACCAGGAACAGCGCGAGTTGGCCGCGTACGCCCGCGCCCACGATCTCGTCCATCTGCCGCCGGACTTCACCGCCGACAGTGACCTGTCCGCTCTCGCACCGGGCGAACCGGTGCTCGTACGCGGCTTCGGGCTCGCCTTCGTCGACCTGATGGTGCTGCTCACCGAAGGCCGTGGCGGGCGCTACGAGACGGGCCCGGACGGGGAGTTGACGTACCTGGCGTCCGGGCGCGAGCCCGTGCTGCACGTCGGGTCGCGGCGCGGAGTCCCGTACCACTCGAAGATCGGCTACGACTGGACCGGTGAACGGCCGCCGCTGCCACGGTTCTTCGGGCCGGGTGAAGTGGACGCTTTGCTCGCGCGCCCCGGCGGCTTCGACTTCCGGCGGGACGTGTGGCCGCTCGTCGAGAAGGAGTTGGGCTTCGCGCACTACCACCGGCTGTTCACGGCCCACCCCGAGCGCACGGAGATGGCCTGGACGGACTTCGAGGAGAAGTACGCGGCCGGTGACAGCGCCGAGATCCAGGCCCTGGTCGCCTCGGCCGTGCCCGACACCGCCGACCGGTTCGACCCGGCCGCGCTCGACCATCCGCTGGACGGGGTCCGCCATGCCTCGTACGACGAACTCCAGGACGGTCTGCGGGCCTACATCGAAGGAGACCTGACCCGGCGTCACGACTCCTCGCACAGCGCGGACATGGCGGTCTTCCTCGGACTTCTGTCCGTCTACGGGCAGTTGGTACGGCTCGGTGACATCGGGTCCTGGTGGCACGGCTTCTTCAGCTATCTGGCGTCGGGGCCGCCAGGACCGCGACTGCGGCAGATGCTCGCCCTGTCCCGAGCCGGGGTTCTCAGGTTCCTGGGCGCCGGCATGACCGTATCGGCCTCGGACGGGGTGTTCCGGGCCGGGAGCGCCGGGGTGCCGGGGGAGTACGTCGAGGCACGGGCGCTCGTCGAGGCGCGGCTGCCGCATCCCACGGTCGAGCGCACACGTGACTCGCTGCTGCGCGAGTTGTACGCCGAAGGGGCCGCGGCGACGCCCGAGGGACTGCTCGCCGTGGACCCCGCCGACGGGCGTGTCCTCGACCGCTCCGGCACCCCGCATCCACGGCGATTCGCGCTCGGGCCGCACACCGACGCCCGGGGCTCCGGTGCGTTCACCCGGCCGCGCACCGGAGGGCCCGCCTTCCGGCAGAACGACGCAACGGCGCGCGCGGCGCTGGCCTTTCTGCGCGCGCTGTCCTGTAGGGCCGCCGCGTAA
- a CDS encoding amino acid ABC transporter permease: MSLTSDPPLARTSVEPEDYGALKVVPVRHPWRWVAVFVTAVLLAQFVHGLATNSGWEWEVFAEFFTAEVILKAVWVTLQLTFYGTALGFALGIVLAFMRLSASPFLKAVSFAYIWAFRSIPLIVQLLFWFNLAYLYKELEFGIPFGPGFFSFDTMGLVGAMSAAVLGLALHQAAYAAEIVRGGVLSVDSGQLEAAAALGIPRLRQIRRIVLPQAMRSILPNAANEVISLFKGTSIVSVMAIGELFYQVQVIYGRNGRVVPLLMVATAWYILLTTALSVLQHYVERHFAKGSTR, encoded by the coding sequence ATGTCGCTGACCAGTGATCCACCCCTTGCCAGAACATCCGTCGAACCCGAGGACTACGGCGCGCTCAAGGTCGTGCCCGTACGGCATCCCTGGCGCTGGGTCGCGGTGTTCGTGACCGCCGTGCTGCTCGCCCAGTTCGTCCACGGGCTCGCCACCAACTCCGGCTGGGAGTGGGAGGTGTTCGCCGAGTTCTTCACCGCGGAGGTGATCCTCAAGGCGGTCTGGGTGACGCTGCAACTCACCTTCTACGGAACGGCGTTGGGCTTCGCGCTCGGCATCGTCCTGGCGTTCATGCGGCTGTCGGCCAGCCCGTTCCTGAAGGCGGTCTCCTTCGCGTACATCTGGGCGTTCCGGTCGATCCCGCTGATCGTGCAGCTGCTGTTCTGGTTCAACCTCGCCTATCTCTACAAGGAGTTGGAGTTCGGCATCCCCTTCGGGCCCGGCTTCTTCTCCTTCGACACGATGGGCCTGGTCGGCGCGATGAGCGCGGCCGTGCTGGGGCTGGCCCTGCACCAGGCCGCGTACGCCGCGGAGATCGTGCGAGGCGGCGTGCTGTCCGTCGACAGCGGGCAGTTGGAGGCGGCCGCCGCGCTCGGCATCCCCAGGCTGCGGCAGATCCGGCGGATCGTGCTGCCACAGGCGATGCGCTCCATCCTGCCCAACGCCGCCAACGAGGTGATCTCCCTCTTCAAGGGCACCTCGATCGTCTCCGTCATGGCGATCGGCGAACTCTTCTACCAGGTCCAGGTCATCTACGGACGCAACGGCCGGGTCGTACCGCTGCTCATGGTCGCGACGGCCTGGTACATCCTCCTGACCACCGCGCTCTCGGTCCTCCAGCACTACGTCGAACGACACTTCGCGAAGGGAAGCACGCGATGA
- a CDS encoding DUF1684 domain-containing protein — protein sequence MTTQHVAADASEEWKHWHEHRTETVSAPHGPLALSGTHWIEDYPEGLLPDMPGRWSLDGDALVLTADAADGLLVDGEPFAGEVGLGADPGPAATARVAHGERRFVVLVREGVLGVRDFDPASPARRAFRGIEATPYDPRWSVAGRFTPYGEDRTVRVANADGRERGLGLGGELAFRLDGQDLTLQVTVQGDGSLWAVFGDATSGNGSHRFRFLRPAAPDAEGRTTVDFNRALLPPCAFADHFICPFPPPGNTLSAAIAAGERNLLR from the coding sequence ATGACCACGCAACACGTGGCGGCGGACGCGTCCGAGGAGTGGAAGCACTGGCACGAGCACCGCACCGAGACGGTGTCCGCGCCCCACGGCCCGCTCGCGCTCAGCGGCACCCACTGGATCGAGGACTATCCGGAGGGGCTACTTCCGGACATGCCGGGCCGGTGGTCCCTGGACGGTGACGCTCTCGTGCTGACGGCCGACGCGGCCGACGGCCTCCTCGTGGACGGGGAGCCCTTCGCCGGTGAGGTCGGGCTCGGGGCCGACCCCGGTCCGGCCGCCACGGCCCGGGTCGCGCACGGCGAGCGCCGGTTCGTCGTCCTCGTGCGCGAAGGGGTCCTGGGTGTACGCGACTTCGACCCCGCCTCCCCGGCCCGGCGGGCGTTCCGGGGCATCGAGGCCACGCCGTACGATCCGCGCTGGTCGGTGGCGGGTCGCTTCACGCCGTACGGGGAGGACCGGACCGTACGCGTGGCGAACGCCGACGGACGGGAGCGCGGGCTCGGGCTCGGCGGTGAACTCGCCTTCAGGCTGGACGGGCAGGATCTGACCCTTCAGGTGACGGTTCAGGGGGACGGATCGCTGTGGGCGGTTTTCGGCGATGCGACGAGTGGGAACGGCAGTCATCGCTTCCGGTTCCTGCGCCCGGCGGCTCCTGACGCGGAGGGGCGCACGACGGTGGACTTCAATCGGGCCCTGCTCCCACCCTGCGCATTCGCGGACCACTTCATCTGCCCATTCCCACCGCCGGGCAATACCCTGAGCGCGGCGATTGCCGCCGGGGAACGCAATCTGCTCCGATAA
- a CDS encoding amino acid ABC transporter ATP-binding protein, whose amino-acid sequence MSAPLTKDGAAAAPMVDIKSVHKSFGSLEVLKGVDLEVRTGEVTVILGPSGSGKSTLLRTINHLEKVDQGWISVDGSLVGYRRSGDKLYELREREILRQRTRIGFVFQNFNLFPHLTVLENIVEAPVSALKRSRKDVTGTARGLLDRVGLADKADAYPKQLSGGQQQRVAIARALALEPKLLLFDEPTSALDPELVGEVLDVIKDLAHQGTTMIVVTHEIGFAREVADTVVFMDDGRIVEQGTPGDVLDRPRHERTRAFLSKVL is encoded by the coding sequence ATGAGCGCGCCGCTGACCAAGGACGGGGCGGCCGCCGCCCCCATGGTCGACATCAAGTCCGTGCACAAGAGCTTCGGTTCGCTCGAAGTCCTCAAGGGCGTCGACCTGGAGGTGCGGACCGGTGAGGTCACCGTCATACTCGGTCCGTCAGGATCCGGCAAGTCCACGCTGCTGCGGACCATCAACCATCTGGAGAAGGTCGACCAGGGCTGGATCAGCGTGGACGGCTCGCTGGTCGGCTACCGGCGCTCCGGCGACAAGTTGTACGAGCTGCGCGAGCGGGAGATCCTCAGGCAGCGCACCCGCATCGGGTTCGTCTTCCAGAACTTCAACCTCTTCCCGCATCTCACGGTGCTGGAGAACATCGTCGAGGCCCCGGTCTCCGCGCTGAAGCGGTCCCGCAAGGACGTCACCGGGACCGCGCGCGGGCTGCTCGACCGGGTCGGGCTCGCCGACAAGGCCGACGCCTACCCGAAGCAGCTCTCCGGGGGACAGCAGCAGCGCGTGGCCATCGCCCGGGCGCTCGCCCTGGAGCCGAAACTGCTGCTCTTCGACGAGCCGACGTCCGCGCTCGACCCCGAGCTGGTCGGTGAGGTCCTCGACGTCATCAAGGACCTGGCCCACCAGGGCACCACGATGATCGTCGTCACGCACGAGATCGGCTTCGCCCGCGAGGTCGCCGACACCGTCGTCTTCATGGACGACGGCCGGATCGTCGAACAGGGCACCCCCGGCGACGTACTCGACCGGCCGCGGCACGAACGCACCCGCGCCTTCCTCTCCAAGGTCCTCTGA
- a CDS encoding ABC transporter substrate-binding protein has protein sequence MISRRTLAASVAALVVAPLLSACGGDSDAATGTGGSGTKKVGDVNIGPDQNRIRGKKVDDIAALVPAAIRKRGTLKLGQSADASPPLGFYATDDKTRIGSEIDLATLVADTLGLKLDNDEVSWENLFVGLDSGKFDAVFSNVTVTEERKEKYDFATYRLDNISFEAKKGTDWKIEGPQDVAGRTIAVSSGTNQEKILVDWSKQNEKAGRKPVSIKYFQKDTDYYLALQSGRIDAYLGPSPSAAYHVASAGQSQIIGTLSGAGDDLQGKIAATTKKGSGLVDAYAAAVNHVIEDGSYGRVLKRWGLSSEAVPKSEINPPGLPKI, from the coding sequence GTGATATCCCGACGTACCCTCGCCGCCTCCGTCGCAGCCCTTGTCGTCGCACCCCTGCTCAGCGCCTGCGGCGGTGACAGCGACGCGGCGACCGGGACGGGCGGCTCCGGCACCAAGAAGGTCGGCGACGTCAACATCGGCCCGGACCAGAACCGGATCCGCGGCAAGAAGGTCGACGACATCGCCGCGCTCGTCCCGGCGGCGATCCGAAAGCGCGGCACGCTGAAGCTCGGCCAGAGCGCCGACGCCTCGCCGCCACTCGGCTTCTACGCGACCGACGACAAGACCAGAATCGGCTCCGAGATCGACCTCGCGACCCTTGTCGCCGACACCCTCGGACTGAAGCTCGACAACGACGAGGTCTCCTGGGAGAACCTCTTCGTCGGTCTCGACAGCGGCAAGTTCGACGCCGTGTTCTCGAACGTCACCGTCACCGAGGAGCGCAAGGAGAAGTACGACTTCGCGACCTACCGTCTCGACAACATCTCGTTCGAGGCCAAGAAGGGCACCGACTGGAAGATCGAGGGACCCCAGGACGTGGCGGGCAGGACGATCGCCGTCTCCTCCGGCACCAACCAGGAGAAGATCCTCGTCGACTGGAGCAAGCAGAACGAGAAGGCGGGCCGGAAGCCGGTGTCCATCAAGTACTTCCAGAAGGACACGGACTACTACCTGGCCCTCCAGTCGGGCCGTATCGACGCCTACCTGGGCCCCAGCCCGTCCGCCGCGTACCACGTGGCCTCGGCCGGGCAGTCGCAGATCATCGGCACGCTCTCCGGTGCGGGCGACGACCTCCAGGGCAAGATCGCCGCCACCACGAAGAAGGGCAGCGGGCTCGTCGACGCGTACGCGGCCGCCGTCAACCACGTGATCGAGGACGGCAGTTACGGGCGTGTGCTCAAGCGCTGGGGCCTGTCGAGTGAGGCCGTCCCGAAGTCGGAGATCAACCCGCCCGGCCTGCCGAAGATCTAG
- a CDS encoding S1 family peptidase, with translation MKHRRIPKRRAAVAGAGIAALVAAGVTLQSANASETAPAPELKTLSVTAAGKLASTLGKDLGTDAAGTYYDAKAKSLVVNVLDEAAAETVESAGAKARIVENSLAELKGARTTLKQDATIPGTSWAVDPATNKVVVTADRTVKGAKMAQLTKVVEGLGAKAELKTTKGEFRPFIAGGDAITGGSGRCSLGFNVVKGGEPFFLTAGHCTEGITNWSDSSGTEIGENADSSFPDNDYGLVKYTADVDHPSEVNLYNGSAQEITGAAEATVGMEVTRSGSTTQVHDGSVTGLDATVNYGNGDIVNGLIQTDVCAEPGDSGGSLFSGSSAIGLTSGGSGDCTSGGETFFQPVTEALSATGTQIG, from the coding sequence TTGAAGCACCGACGCATACCCAAGCGGCGGGCCGCCGTGGCAGGTGCGGGCATCGCCGCACTGGTCGCCGCGGGAGTCACCTTGCAGAGTGCGAACGCGAGTGAGACCGCGCCCGCTCCAGAGCTCAAGACCCTCTCGGTCACGGCGGCCGGAAAGCTCGCCTCGACGCTCGGCAAGGACCTCGGCACGGACGCCGCGGGAACGTATTACGACGCGAAGGCGAAGAGCCTCGTCGTGAACGTCCTCGACGAGGCCGCGGCCGAGACCGTCGAGTCGGCCGGCGCCAAGGCCAGAATCGTCGAGAACTCCCTCGCCGAACTGAAGGGCGCCCGTACGACGCTGAAGCAGGACGCGACCATCCCCGGCACCTCGTGGGCGGTCGACCCGGCGACGAACAAGGTCGTCGTCACCGCGGACCGTACGGTCAAGGGCGCGAAGATGGCGCAGCTGACCAAGGTCGTCGAGGGGCTCGGCGCCAAGGCCGAACTCAAGACCACGAAGGGGGAGTTCAGGCCCTTCATCGCCGGCGGTGACGCCATCACCGGTGGCAGCGGCCGCTGCTCGCTCGGCTTCAACGTGGTCAAGGGCGGCGAGCCGTTCTTCCTCACCGCCGGGCACTGCACCGAGGGCATCACCAACTGGTCCGACTCGTCCGGCACCGAGATCGGTGAGAACGCGGACTCCAGCTTCCCCGACAACGACTACGGCCTGGTGAAGTACACCGCGGACGTGGACCACCCGAGCGAGGTGAACCTCTACAACGGTTCCGCTCAGGAGATCACGGGTGCGGCGGAGGCGACCGTCGGTATGGAGGTCACCCGCAGCGGGTCCACCACCCAGGTGCACGACGGGTCGGTGACCGGGCTGGACGCCACCGTGAACTACGGCAACGGCGACATCGTGAACGGGCTCATCCAGACCGATGTCTGCGCGGAGCCGGGTGACAGTGGTGGGTCGCTGTTCTCGGGGAGCAGCGCGATCGGACTCACGTCCGGTGGCAGCGGGGACTGCACCTCCGGTGGGGAGACGTTCTTCCAGCCGGTTACCGAGGCGCTGTCCGCCACGGGTACTCAGATCGGCTGA
- a CDS encoding S1 family peptidase: MRTKRTTPRSGIARRTRLIAVTSGLVAAAAFTIPSANASDAQTFSTTQLKSANSSVLKADVPGTAWATDAKTGKVVVTVDSTVSKAEIAKIKRAAGTNAGALQIKHTPGKINKLIKGGDAIYASSWRCSLGFNVKNSAGADYFVTAGHCTDGAGTWYSNSGRTTVLGPTAGSSFPTNDYGLVRYSNTSIAKEGTAGSVNITSAATPSVGTNVIRTGSTTGTRTGRVTALNATVNYGGGDIVYGMIQTTVCAEPGDSGGPLYGSNGVAYGLTSGGSGNCTSGGTTFFQPVTEALGAYGVNVF; this comes from the coding sequence GTGAGGACCAAGCGCACCACCCCCCGCAGCGGAATAGCGAGACGGACCCGGCTGATCGCCGTCACCTCCGGACTCGTGGCCGCGGCCGCATTCACCATCCCCTCCGCGAACGCGAGCGACGCTCAGACGTTCAGCACCACCCAGCTGAAGAGTGCCAACTCTTCGGTGCTCAAGGCCGATGTGCCGGGCACCGCCTGGGCGACCGACGCCAAGACCGGCAAGGTCGTCGTCACGGTCGACAGCACCGTCTCCAAGGCGGAGATCGCGAAGATCAAGCGGGCCGCGGGCACCAACGCCGGCGCTCTGCAGATCAAGCACACCCCGGGCAAAATCAACAAGCTGATCAAGGGTGGCGACGCCATCTATGCGAGTAGCTGGCGCTGCTCCCTCGGCTTCAACGTCAAGAACAGCGCGGGCGCCGACTACTTCGTGACCGCCGGTCACTGCACCGACGGCGCGGGCACCTGGTACTCCAACTCCGGCCGTACCACGGTCCTCGGGCCGACCGCGGGATCCAGCTTCCCGACGAACGACTACGGTCTCGTCCGGTACAGCAACACGAGCATCGCCAAGGAAGGCACCGCGGGCAGCGTGAACATCACCAGCGCCGCCACCCCGTCCGTGGGCACGAACGTCATCCGTACCGGTTCCACCACCGGCACCCGTACCGGACGCGTCACCGCGCTGAACGCGACCGTGAACTACGGCGGCGGCGACATCGTCTACGGCATGATCCAGACCACGGTCTGCGCCGAGCCCGGCGACTCCGGCGGTCCGCTCTACGGCAGCAACGGTGTCGCCTACGGTCTGACCTCCGGCGGCAGCGGCAACTGCACCTCCGGTGGCACCACGTTCTTCCAGCCGGTCACCGAGGCGCTGGGCGCCTACGGAGTCAACGTATTCTGA
- a CDS encoding ABC transporter permease — protein sequence MTQTAGAPRRTFLEEVKDGVTPRATLLVIGVVALQLLFIASYVGALHNPRPKDVAFGVVAPGAAADQAVARLKQLPGKPLDPRALPDRATAREQIVNRDIDGALVIDPAGTTDTLLVASGGGKVLTTTLIALVTGLEKEQGRTVRTVDVVPADAQDANGLTTFYLVVGWCVGGYLCASALAISAGARPANPRRATIRLAAMAVVAIVGGLGGALIVGPVLGALPGSVWALWGLGALITFAVGAATLAFQCLFGVVGIGVAVLLIVILGNPSAGGALPPPMLPPFWRAIGPALPPGAGTWAARSIAYFKGNDTTASLLTLSAWAAVGSAVTLIAGSLRGKPSSPAPQGRP from the coding sequence ATGACACAGACAGCCGGGGCCCCACGCCGGACCTTCCTCGAAGAGGTGAAGGACGGAGTCACTCCGCGGGCCACGCTGCTCGTCATCGGTGTGGTCGCCCTGCAACTGCTCTTCATCGCCTCCTATGTGGGGGCGCTGCACAACCCGAGGCCGAAGGACGTGGCGTTCGGGGTGGTCGCCCCGGGAGCCGCCGCGGACCAGGCGGTGGCCCGTCTGAAGCAGCTCCCCGGCAAGCCACTGGACCCTCGCGCGCTCCCCGACCGGGCGACGGCACGCGAGCAGATCGTGAACCGGGACATCGACGGCGCCCTGGTGATCGACCCGGCGGGCACCACCGACACCCTGCTGGTCGCGTCCGGCGGCGGCAAGGTCCTGACCACCACACTGATCGCGCTCGTCACCGGGCTGGAGAAGGAACAAGGGCGCACGGTGAGAACCGTCGACGTGGTCCCGGCCGACGCCCAGGACGCCAACGGGCTCACCACCTTCTACCTGGTCGTCGGCTGGTGCGTGGGCGGCTATCTGTGCGCGTCGGCGTTGGCGATCAGCGCGGGCGCACGGCCGGCCAACCCGCGGCGCGCGACGATCCGGCTCGCCGCCATGGCCGTGGTCGCGATCGTCGGCGGCCTCGGCGGCGCGCTCATCGTCGGACCGGTCCTGGGAGCCTTGCCGGGCAGCGTCTGGGCCCTCTGGGGGCTCGGCGCGCTGATCACCTTCGCGGTGGGAGCGGCCACCCTCGCGTTCCAGTGCCTCTTCGGGGTCGTCGGCATCGGAGTGGCCGTCCTGCTGATCGTGATCCTGGGCAACCCGAGCGCGGGCGGCGCCCTCCCACCCCCGATGCTCCCGCCGTTCTGGAGGGCGATCGGCCCCGCCCTCCCGCCGGGCGCCGGCACCTGGGCGGCCCGCTCGATCGCCTACTTCAAGGGCAACGACACAACAGCCTCGCTCCTGACCCTCTCGGCGTGGGCGGCAGTCGGAAGCGCGGTAACACTCATCGCGGGCTCTCTACGGGGCAAGCCATCGAGCCCCGCCCCACAGGGGCGCCCCTGA